One window of Brevibacillus choshinensis genomic DNA carries:
- a CDS encoding APC family permease — MLSGMKRFLIGRPMKSKELGEEKLSKVKALAVLSSDALSSVAYGTEQILLVLVTLGAVALWYSIPISIAVVGLLTILVLSYRQTIFAYTTGGGAYIVAKDNFGTSTGLVAGGSLLVDYILTVAVSTSASTDAITSAFPVLHDHRVLIALIMIITVTILNLRGITESATILMYPVYLFVVAIFLLIIGGGYQWLAGNVHAQAPVYGVAVPGITLFLLLRAFSSGCSALTGVEAVSNAIPNFKEPAPKNAALTLIMMGLILGVMFMGISMLAYVYGIAPAAKETVVSQIASAVFGRGVIYYFIQAVTALILFLAANTAFAAFPLLAFMLAKDRFMPNMFMVRGDRLGFSNGIIFLGILSAILVIAFGGKTENLIPLYALGVFIPFTLSQAGMMKRWMTKKPPGWFTPFIINTIGMLTTLTICLIFLITKFSQVWTIFIFLPIVIFIFRKINGHYKDLADELRIDISVDKPQPKGSVIVIPVAGISQVVKNTISYAQSLADDIVAVYVGFNDEDIKKMEEKWEQWNPGVRLIVLRSHYRSIIKPLFKFIDTVEWKKADTDHVTVMIPQFITKRWWHNLLHNQTSFFLRAYLFARQDVKIATVPYRLKK, encoded by the coding sequence ATGCTATCGGGGATGAAACGATTTTTGATCGGCAGACCGATGAAGTCAAAAGAGCTCGGGGAAGAAAAATTATCGAAGGTAAAAGCGTTGGCAGTATTATCATCAGATGCCTTATCTTCCGTAGCCTATGGAACGGAACAGATTCTTCTGGTGTTAGTTACGCTAGGGGCAGTCGCGCTTTGGTACTCGATTCCCATATCAATTGCAGTCGTTGGTCTTTTAACCATTCTGGTTTTGTCTTATCGCCAAACGATCTTTGCTTACACAACAGGCGGAGGAGCGTACATTGTAGCCAAGGACAATTTTGGGACTTCGACAGGGTTAGTAGCAGGCGGCTCCTTACTCGTAGACTACATTCTGACCGTAGCGGTGAGTACATCCGCTTCTACGGATGCTATTACCTCGGCTTTTCCTGTACTGCATGATCACCGCGTCCTGATTGCATTGATCATGATCATAACGGTGACGATCCTGAATTTGAGGGGAATCACAGAATCCGCAACCATTTTAATGTATCCCGTGTATCTTTTTGTTGTTGCTATTTTTTTATTGATTATTGGTGGTGGTTACCAATGGTTGGCGGGGAATGTGCATGCACAAGCACCCGTGTATGGCGTAGCGGTGCCAGGGATAACCCTATTCCTGCTTTTGCGGGCATTCAGTTCAGGGTGTTCAGCGCTTACAGGGGTAGAGGCAGTCTCGAATGCGATCCCAAATTTTAAGGAACCTGCACCCAAAAACGCAGCATTGACCTTGATCATGATGGGACTGATCCTCGGGGTCATGTTCATGGGCATTAGCATGTTGGCTTATGTGTATGGAATCGCTCCAGCGGCTAAGGAAACGGTTGTCTCGCAAATTGCATCAGCCGTATTTGGAAGAGGAGTCATTTATTACTTTATCCAAGCGGTCACGGCGCTCATCTTATTTCTCGCGGCGAATACCGCATTTGCAGCCTTTCCACTTCTGGCGTTCATGTTAGCGAAAGACCGATTTATGCCTAACATGTTTATGGTACGTGGCGATCGTCTTGGTTTCTCCAATGGTATTATTTTTCTGGGCATTCTTTCCGCCATCCTGGTTATTGCTTTTGGTGGAAAAACAGAGAATTTGATTCCTCTGTATGCGCTTGGTGTCTTTATTCCTTTTACGCTGTCCCAAGCAGGAATGATGAAGCGCTGGATGACGAAAAAGCCCCCAGGATGGTTTACCCCTTTTATCATTAATACCATCGGGATGCTGACGACTCTTACCATTTGCCTGATATTCTTGATTACGAAATTCTCGCAGGTATGGACGATTTTCATCTTTCTTCCGATCGTCATTTTTATCTTCCGGAAAATTAATGGCCACTATAAAGATTTGGCCGATGAGTTGCGAATCGACATTTCCGTAGACAAACCACAACCAAAAGGCAGTGTAATCGTAATACCTGTTGCAGGTATTTCACAAGTAGTGAAAAATACGATTAGCTATGCGCAATCCTTGGCAGATGACATTGTCGCTGTATACGTGGGGTTCAATGATGAAGACATCAAGAAAATGGAGGAAAAATGGGAACAGTGGAATCCAGGTGTGCGACTGATCGTACTACGTTCCCATTACCGAAGTATTATCAAGCCGTTGTTTAAATTCATTGATACCGTGGAATGGAAAAAGGCCGATACAGATCATGTGACGGTCATGATTCCACAGTTTATTACCAAACGTTGGTGGCACAATCTGCTCCATAACCAAACAAGCTTTTTCCTGCGAGCGTACTTATTTGCACGGCAGGATGTCAAAATCGCAACGGTACCTTATCGCTTAAAAAAATAA
- a CDS encoding sulfite exporter TauE/SafE family protein codes for MTFSLIITLFLIGFVGSFISGLVGIGGSIIKYPMLLYIPPALGFVAFTAHEVSGISAVQVFFATISAVLALRKDKLIHYQLVLYMGSSIIVGSLLGGYGGKYLSADAINVVYAVLATIAVIMMFMPKKGIDSQEIADVTFHKPTAMLSALIVGVASGIVGAAGAFILVPIMLIILKIPTRITIASSLAITFISSIGSTIGKVMAGDVLLWPSVIMVIASILAAPIGTKVSKRVNTKILQAVLALLILATTIKIWTDILL; via the coding sequence ATGACATTCAGCCTCATCATCACACTGTTTTTAATCGGGTTCGTAGGATCGTTTATCTCGGGCCTCGTCGGAATTGGAGGCTCCATTATCAAATATCCGATGCTCCTCTACATTCCTCCCGCACTTGGGTTTGTTGCGTTCACTGCCCACGAAGTATCCGGAATCAGCGCCGTTCAAGTGTTTTTCGCGACGATTTCGGCTGTCTTGGCTTTGCGCAAAGACAAATTGATTCATTATCAGCTTGTTCTGTATATGGGAAGCTCCATCATCGTCGGCAGCCTGCTCGGGGGATATGGCGGCAAATACCTCTCGGCTGATGCTATCAACGTTGTCTATGCTGTTTTGGCCACCATTGCCGTGATCATGATGTTTATGCCGAAAAAAGGAATCGACAGCCAAGAAATAGCTGACGTTACGTTCCATAAGCCTACGGCCATGCTATCAGCTTTGATTGTCGGAGTCGCCTCCGGAATTGTCGGAGCGGCAGGCGCGTTTATCTTGGTTCCGATCATGCTGATTATTCTCAAGATCCCTACAAGAATCACCATTGCCTCATCTCTAGCCATCACATTCATTTCTTCCATCGGATCGACGATTGGGAAAGTCATGGCAGGTGACGTACTGCTCTGGCCATCCGTGATTATGGTGATCGCTAGTATTTTGGCTGCGCCGATCGGGACCAAGGTTAGTAAAAGGGTGAATACCAAAATCCTTCAGGCTGTTCTGGCTCTCTTGATACTAGCCACGACGATAAAAATCTGGACGGATATCCTTTTGTGA